The genomic interval GTGATGGGACCTCCAAAAAGGCAGTTTGAAGGTGGGTACCTTAATGCGGTGTCAGTTTCCAATAAGGGAGTTTGAATACTGAATATTGTTGATATGGATCCAAAGAAAAGTGGGAACTGTGTTAGTAAAGATGATTCAGCAAGGACAAATATTGATGAATCATTGGCTAATGTTGATCCAATCTTAGTGACTGACTATAATAAAATATCGGAACAGGCAAATGATAGAGCTGATCAAACAAGTGGTATAGCTGGTCAGGGTATTTCCATCTTCACTATGTTGAAAGACACCAGATCAAAAGGTGATAGGACCAACAAAATTGGAGGGAAGAATGACTCATCAGTTATCAATTGTTCTACTTATTTGTTTGGGGCTTCTGAAATTGTCCCAACCATCACTCATGCCAATGAGGCATCATTTCATAACCTTCGAGTGTCACCTGTCCCAGAAGACAATAATGATGCGGCTTATATCCAAGCttattctaggatggagggaatGCTTCCACTAGAAATTTTACCACACAACCCGAGAGATGGCTCACTAAGTATTGACACCATAGGAATCAATGCCAAATTTGAAGATTGTGATTCCCACGCTGGGGTTGCTCTAGCTTTACACACTAAAACCAACTTATCCCCAGAGATGTCTTCAAACTCATACAAGCTGGAAGTTACCAGTCCTATCAAGGGTGACAAGAATGTGGAAGTAGAAAGAGTAAGCGGTTGCACACTTGAAATTCAAGAAATCTTCTCAGGTGCGACTTGTATCTCTCAGTCAGTTTCTGTGCCTGTTGAGTCTTTTGATCCTATTAGGCTATACGTATCAGATAAGGAAGCAGCTGGCAACAGTGTAGTTGCAGAGCAGACTGTGGACAACTCTGGTGTGGCACGTCAATATGAGGTTGACTCTTTAGAAGCCAGCCTAAAGTCCCTTCAGTTTGGCCTGGAGGAAGGAAGAAGTGTGCCTCCATCACCAATTACACGGGGGTTAATACAAGAACTAGCTTCTCCAAATTTACTCATGAAGCAACATAATCGGTTGGATTCACATAATGAAGAATGTGCTAATTTCTTATTTGGATTAGAGAACAAGTCTAGTAATGATTCATCCGGGAACACTTTTAAAAAGACATCTACCTTAGGCACTGAAGATGAATCAGAATCTGCGAAATCAAATATTGATAATAAATACAAACACTTTAACAAGGAGGAGAAACTACTTGCTTCTTCATCTAAAAGACGTATCATGTCTTATATGACCAAGGACCAGGTCGCAAGTTCAAATTTTGCGCCACCTTATACAGGATATTTTTTGAGATTTTCAAGAAAAAAGTTAATTGTTCTTGATCTGAATGGGTTACTAGCTGATATCAATCGGGGTAATGCTCGTACCGCACATAAGAGAGTTGGAGGGAAATCAGGTGCCTATTTTCTTATCTTTGATTATTATTGTGACTATGTTTTGGAAATTGCAACTACTGATGGATATTTTGTTTGCACTTTGTATCAGTTTTCAAAAGGCCCTTTTGTGATAATTTTCTTAAGTTTTGTTTCGAGAGATTTAATGTAGGTGTCTGGTCTTCGAGGGGAAGGTGCATcatttattgtttttcttttttcaacttttcttttgtttaggTTGTAATAGTTGTAGGTGATCATTGATTGAGATGCCAATAATTTTTCTTCATGACACTAGGAGAATTTATCTTCGTTTTATCATTGACAGAAACAATATGGATCCTGTAGTTGACTATCTCATGGGAGATTTGAAACAT from Zingiber officinale cultivar Zhangliang chromosome 6B, Zo_v1.1, whole genome shotgun sequence carries:
- the LOC121989633 gene encoding uncharacterized protein LOC121989633 isoform X1, whose translation is MDPKKSGNCVSKDDSARTNIDESLANVDPILVTDYNKISEQANDRADQTSGIAGQGISIFTMLKDTRSKGDRTNKIGGKNDSSVINCSTYLFGASEIVPTITHANEASFHNLRVSPVPEDNNDAAYIQAYSRMEGMLPLEILPHNPRDGSLSIDTIGINAKFEDCDSHAGVALALHTKTNLSPEMSSNSYKLEVTSPIKGDKNVEVERVSGCTLEIQEIFSGATCISQSVSVPVESFDPIRLYVSDKEAAGNSVVAEQTVDNSGVARQYEVDSLEASLKSLQFGLEEGRSVPPSPITRGLIQELASPNLLMKQHNRLDSHNEECANFLFGLENKSSNDSSGNTFKKTSTLGTEDESESAKSNIDNKYKHFNKEEKLLASSSKRRIMSYMTKDQVASSNFAPPYTGYFLRFSRKKLIVLDLNGLLADINRGNARTAHKRVGGKSVFKRPFCDNFLKFCFERFNVGVWSSRGRNNMDPVVDYLMGDLKHKLLFCWRRRQPSSSAGDDQGKTSDEKEHEEGEQGARPGSTDKKAEEPSTKLVASAVSSMPPPPSRPPPPSQPPPPSQPPPPSPPKDQSEVELELKFLQSLEFYPPARLLGIHRHFVLYGMIEYLQRSSDRQFKAEDVLQLLDRFYNLEAMVRQNHYQSFDTYVEFEKYTNIPVAFFVSIVLQLLCFISFDIVLVARACVLVLVFFLASDIV
- the LOC121989633 gene encoding uncharacterized protein LOC121989633 isoform X4; this encodes MDPKKSGNCVSKDDSARTNIDESLANVDPILVTDYNKISEQANDRADQTSGIAGQGISIFTMLKDTRSKGDRTNKIGGKNDSSVINCSTYLFGASEIVPTITHANEASFHNLRVSPVPEDNNDAAYIQAYSRMEGMLPLEILPHNPRDGSLSIDTIGINAKFEDCDSHAGVALALHTKTNLSPEMSSNSYKLEVTSPIKGDKNVEVERVSGCTLEIQEIFSGATCISQSVSVPVESFDPIRLYVSDKEAAGNSVVAEQTVDNSGVARQYEVDSLEASLKSLQFGLEEGRSVPPSPITRGLIQELASPNLLMKQHNRLDSHNEECANFLFGLENKSSNDSSGNTFKKTSTLGTEDESESAKSNIDNKYKHFNKEEKLLASSSKRRIMSYMTKDQVASSNFAPPYTGYFLRFSRKKLIVLDLNGLLADINRGNARTAHKRVGGKSVFKRPFCDNFLKFCFERFNVGVWSSRGRNNMDPVVDYLMGDLKHKLLFCWRRRQPSSSAGDDQGKTSDEKEHEEGEQGARPGSTDKKAEEPSTKLVASAVSSMPPPPSRPPPPSQPPPPSQPPPPSPPKDQSEVELELKFLQSLEFYPPARLLGIHRHFVLYGMIEYLQRSSDRQFKAEDVLQLLDRFYNLEAMKPDDEDVEVLKKEVEFSLPESFFSYPKHNRKHK
- the LOC121989633 gene encoding uncharacterized protein LOC121989633 isoform X2; protein product: MDPKKSGNCVSKDDSARTNIDESLANVDPILVTDYNKISEQANDRADQTSGIAGQGISIFTMLKDTRSKGDRTNKIGGKNDSSVINCSTYLFGASEIVPTITHANEASFHNLRVSPVPEDNNDAAYIQAYSRMEGMLPLEILPHNPRDGSLSIDTIGINAKFEDCDSHAGVALALHTKTNLSPEMSSNSYKLEVTSPIKGDKNVEVERVSGCTLEIQEIFSGATCISQSVSVPVESFDPIRLYVSDKEAAGNSVVAEQTVDNSGVARQYEVDSLEASLKSLQFGLEEGRSVPPSPITRGLIQELASPNLLMKQHNRLDSHNEECANFLFGLENKSSNDSSGNTFKKTSTLGTEDESESAKSNIDNKYKHFNKEEKLLASSSKRRIMSYMTKDQVASSNFAPPYTGYFLRFSRKKLIVLDLNGLLADINRGNARTAHKRVGGKSVFKRPFCDNFLKFCFERFNVGVWSSRGRNNMDPVVDYLMGDLKHKLLFCWRRRQPSSSAGDDQGKTSDEKEHEEGEQGSTDKKAEEPSTKLVASAVSSMPPPPSRPPPPSQPPPPSQPPPPSPPKDQSEVELELKFLQSLEFYPPARLLGIHRHFVLYGMIEYLQRSSDRQFKAEDVLQLLDRFYNLEAMVRQNHYQSFDTYVEFEKYTNIPVAFFVSIVLQLLCFISFDIVLVARACVLVLVFFLASDIV
- the LOC121989633 gene encoding uncharacterized protein LOC121989633 isoform X5, with the protein product MDPKKSGNCVSKDDSARTNIDESLANVDPILVTDYNKISEQANDRADQTSGIAGQGISIFTMLKDTRSKGDRTNKIGGKNDSSVINCSTYLFGASEIVPTITHANEASFHNLRVSPVPEDNNDAAYIQAYSRMEGMLPLEILPHNPRDGSLSIDTIGINAKFEDCDSHAGVALALHTKTNLSPEMSSNSYKLEVTSPIKGDKNVEVERVSGCTLEIQEIFSGATCISQSVSVPVESFDPIRLYVSDKEAAGNSVVAEQTVDNSGVARQYEVDSLEASLKSLQFGLEEGRSVPPSPITRGLIQELASPNLLMKQHNRLDSHNEECANFLFGLENKSSNDSSGNTFKKTSTLGTEDESESAKSNIDNKYKHFNKEEKLLASSSKRRIMSYMTKDQVASSNFAPPYTGYFLRFSRKKLIVLDLNGLLADINRGNARTAHKRVGGKSVFKRPFCDNFLKFCFERFNVGVWSSRGRNNMDPVVDYLMGDLKHKLLFCWRRRQPSSSAGDDQGKTSDEKEHEEGEQGARPGSTDKKAEEPSTKLVASAVSSMPPPPSRPPPPSQPPPPSQPPPPSPPKDQSEVELELKFLQSLEFYPPARLLDR
- the LOC121989633 gene encoding uncharacterized protein LOC121989633 isoform X6, whose translation is MDPKKSGNCVSKDDSARTNIDESLANVDPILVTDYNKISEQANDRADQTSGIAGQGISIFTMLKDTRSKGDRTNKIGGKNDSSVINCSTYLFGASEIVPTITHANEASFHNLRVSPVPEDNNDAAYIQAYSRMEGMLPLEILPHNPRDGSLSIDTIGINAKFEDCDSHAGVALALHTKTNLSPEMSSNSYKLEVTSPIKGDKNVEVERVSGCTLEIQEIFSGATCISQSVSVPVESFDPIRLYVSDKEAAGNSVVAEQTVDNSGVARQYEVDSLEASLKSLQFGLEEGRSVPPSPITRGLIQELASPNLLMKQHNRLDSHNEECANFLFGLENKSSNDSSGNTFKKTSTLGTEDESESAKSNIDNKYKHFNKEEKLLASSSKRRIMSYMTKDQVASSNFAPPYTGYFLRFSRKKLIVLDLNGLLADINRGNARTAHKRVGGKSVFKRPFCDNFLKFCFERFNVGVWSSRGRNNMDPVVDYLMGDLKHKLLFCWDQSKCTHTGRGTLDNIHKPLFLKELNKLWNKDEPDLPWEKGEYSASNTLLIDDSPYKAICNPPHTAIFPDPYRHPPWMTIMSFLGRILKHTL
- the LOC121989633 gene encoding uncharacterized protein LOC121989633 isoform X3, with product MDPKKSGNCVSKDDSARTNIDESLANVDPILVTDYNKISEQANDRADQTSGIAGQGISIFTMLKDTRSKGDRTNKIGGKNDSSVINCSTYLFGASEIVPTITHANEASFHNLRVSPVPEDNNDAAYIQAYSRMEGMLPLEILPHNPRDGSLSIDTIGINAKFEDCDSHAGVALALHTKTNLSPEMSSNSYKLEVTSPIKGDKNVEVERVSGCTLEIQEIFSDKEAAGNSVVAEQTVDNSGVARQYEVDSLEASLKSLQFGLEEGRSVPPSPITRGLIQELASPNLLMKQHNRLDSHNEECANFLFGLENKSSNDSSGNTFKKTSTLGTEDESESAKSNIDNKYKHFNKEEKLLASSSKRRIMSYMTKDQVASSNFAPPYTGYFLRFSRKKLIVLDLNGLLADINRGNARTAHKRVGGKSVFKRPFCDNFLKFCFERFNVGVWSSRGRNNMDPVVDYLMGDLKHKLLFCWRRRQPSSSAGDDQGKTSDEKEHEEGEQGARPGSTDKKAEEPSTKLVASAVSSMPPPPSRPPPPSQPPPPSQPPPPSPPKDQSEVELELKFLQSLEFYPPARLLGIHRHFVLYGMIEYLQRSSDRQFKAEDVLQLLDRFYNLEAMVRQNHYQSFDTYVEFEKYTNIPVAFFVSIVLQLLCFISFDIVLVARACVLVLVFFLASDIV